The genomic region GGCGAGCATGTCGGTCCTCCGGTGGGGGTTCCCAGTAGGTCGGCGCGTGATGTACCCAATCGGTCGAGTCGCCAATCTCCACCGATTCGTGTGGTGTTCCGCGTTCGAGGGTTCCCCGGTAGGAGATACCAAGTTACTTGGGTCAAGTAAGTAACTTGGGGTCATGTTGTGAGGATCAAGCGGCCGCTCGAAACTCGTTGAGGGCCGAGGAGTTGGCCGGCCGACGCAGCCGCTTTCTGGCGCCTGGGGCAACTCGCCCCGTTGCCGAACCATCTCGGATTCGGTGATCGCCTCGGTCCCGGGCCGAAGGATCTGAAGACACGAAAGGACCACCGGAATGACCAGCAACGAGCATGTTCTTCCCGACGACCTGGTGCCGGCCGAGGTACTGGCCTCGACCAGCCCGATCGCGATTTCCTCGCTGGCTCGACTCAAGCCGGGCAAGAGCGACGACGAGATGCAGAAGGCGTTCACGGCGATGATGTCCGCTGCACGCGAGGAAGAAGGTTGCGAGCAGTACGCGATTCACGCCACTCTCGGCCAGCCGGGCGTCTATGCGTTCTACGAGCGGTGGTCAAGCGGTGCGGACCTGCTCCGCCACATGCAGAATCCCTCCCTGCGGACCTACCACGGTCAGTTCTTCAAGAACCTGGACGTGGAAATCGAGTGGCTCCGGCCGTTGGATGCCTGACACCGGAAGGTAGTTCGGTCGGCCAGGCAGGCACCGCCCCGTCGCACCCGGAGTCGCCACCCTGGGCAGCGACGGTGCGGTGACCAACGCCGGCCCGTTCGCGCAACAGGTTTGTCGACCCGACCCAAGTTACTTACCCTGAGAAAGTGACCAAGTCTCTCAACGGTCGGATCGACGAGGAAAGGTGCCACCTCGTCCTGCGCGCGATCGATGTCATCGGGGCCCGCTGGACCGGACCGATCTTGATCGCAGCGGTCCGCGGCGCTCGCCGATTCAAGGAGTACCGCGCCCTGGTCAGCGGCATCTCCGACCCTCAACTCACCGTCCGACTCAAAGACCTCCAGGCCCGCGGCCTCATCGAGCGCACGGTAATCCCCAGCACGCCGGTGCAGATCACCTACAGCCTGACCGCCGCGGGCGAAGAGTTGATCGCCGCACTTCAGCCCCTGTCGAAGTGGGGCGAGCAGCATCTGACGCATGACGGAGCATGACCCGAGGCAACGGATGCCGTCGGCCTCACCTCGGTACGCCTCGCCTGAGGCGGGGCGCGTAGCTCCGGCCGTCGGAGAGGGAATCCTTCCCGGACGGCCGGAGCGGCAGGCGTTCGGCTGTCACTGACGGCGTGAGGGCTCGGCGGGCACGGGGACCGCGCCCTGATCGGCCGAGACCGCGCTTTGATCGGACGGCGGGTCGGCGGGCTGGCGACCGGCCCGCCAGGCCGGCAGGTAGAGCGGGGCGGCCACGGCGAGCACGACCGCGCCGACGAGCATCGCGGCGGTGACGCTGACCCTGTCGGCGAGCGCGGTGAGCACGACCGCGCCGACCGCGAAGCCGGGCTGGCCCATCATCGAGTTCAGCGAGATCACGCTGGTCCGGTACGGCCCGTCGACCTGGCGGTGCAGCAGCCCCATGTGCACCGGGTTGGACGCCCCGTGGATGCTGTAGCAGGCGAGGTAGGCCACGAGCACCCCGACCGGGCCTGCGAACAGACCCATCCCGACCACCGTCGCACCCTGCAGGATGCGCAGCAGGGCGGCACTGGGCGCGGCGCCCAGCCAGCGCAGCAGCAGCGGGGTGAGGGCGGCACCAGCCGCACTGGCCAGCCAGGCCGCCGAGTTCGCCGGTCCGAGCAGCGCCGCCGCCCGGTCCGGATCCCCTACCACCTCGGCGAGCCGGACCGGCAGCAGCGACTCGAAGGTGACCATGCCGAAGCCCCAGAACAGTTCCACCGCGACGAGGGCCAGCAGCACCCGGGAGCGGCGCAGCAGCCCGAACGACTGACCGATCATCCGGGGCGCCTCGACGATCGAGGCCCGCAACGCCCCAGCGCCCTTGGCCGGGCGGACCTCCCGCAGCAGTGTCACAAGGGCGGCCAGGGCCACCACCTGGAAAGCCGCGGCGACGAGCACCGGGACGGTGAGCGCGCTGACCGGCCCGATCGGGCCGAGCGCGATCAGGCCGCCTGCCAGCAGCGCGCCGGCGGAGATGGTCACGCCGATGACGGTGCCGGCGTAGCCGAGGCCCGGCTCGTACTTCGCCTCCGGGTCGGCGGCGAGGGTGGCGTCGACGTACCAGGACTCCAGTGGGCCGCTGTCGAGGGCACGGAAGACCCCCTGCAGGGCCCAGACCAGCACGAAGACCGCGAACGTGTCGGCGACCGCGAAGATCAGCAGGGAGGCCAGAGCAAGTGTCCAGGCCACCAGGAGTACCGGCCGACGGCCGAGCGCGTCGGCGAGGCCGCCGGTGGGCAGCTCCAGTGCCAACACGACCAGCCCTTGGGCGACGGTGACCAGCCCGATCTGGGACAGCGACAGGCCCCGCTCCTGCATCAACAGGATCATCACCGGGATGATCAGGCCGCTGGGCAGCCACCGCAGCCCGTGCAGGAGCAGGAACCTCTGCCGGACCTGACGTACGGTCAGCGCGCTCATCGGATGCCCTCCTCTGTCGGCGGGTGCGGGGCTCGCGGAACCGGTGCGGGCCGCGCGCTCACCAGCGCTGGTCCAGCCGTGGGATGCCGGCCAGGAACACGTGCACGGGCTTGACGTCGCCGCCGTCAGCCACGGGCTCGTCGCGGTAGCGCATCAGCACCTCCCACAGCTCGTCGTTGAGGGCCCGCAACCGGGCCGGGTCGAGCGGCAGCACCAGGTCACTCATGCCGGCGGCGTCACGCCAGGGCCGGGATTGGTGGTGCTCGACGGCCGTCCACCTCTCGTACAGCTCGGCCATCACCCGCACCTGGTCGGCCTGGATCCACTGCACGGCGGCGCGGGCGTCCGGGTCGTCGTCGAAGTCGGTGGGCTCGAAGTTGCTGATGTCGTGCGCGGCCTGCCACCAGCGCTGCCGGCTGGTGCCCCGATCGGGGTCCTCGGTCACCAACCCCACCTCGGCGAGCTGCCGCAGGTGATAGCTCGTGGCGCCGGTGTTGGTGCCCAACTTCTCGGCCAGGGCGGTGGCGGTCGCCGGACCGTCCACGCGAAGTGAGCCGAGCAGCCGCATCCGCAGCGGGTGAGCCAGGGTGCGGACCTGCCGGCTGTCCAGATGGACGCGGCGCGGCTCAGCCGGACGGTCGGGTGAAGGCGTCTCCATGCTTGCACAATAACTCTGCACACTTCCTATGCACAACGTTTATGCATAGGAAGTGTGCAGAGGCTCGGGATGACTGACGGTGGGCCTCAGCGGGCCAGGAGTTCGCGCACTCCCCGCAGCCGCGTACGCAGCAGATCCGTTGCGCGGGAGCAGTCCAGGCGTACCTCGGTGGGGCGGACCACGCCGGCCGCCGCGCCGGTGGTGGTCTTCAGCGCGGCGGCGTCCAGACCGAACCGCCCGGCCACCAGCAGGCCCAGCTCGGCCCGGCTCACCGCGTCGGGGCCAGCCACGTTCAACAGACCGGCGTACGACGAGCAGGCCAGTTCCAGCACGGCGTCGGCCAGGTCGGTGACGTCGACCGGGCAGCGGGTCTCGTCGGTGAACAGGGTGGCCCGGCCGGCGAGGGCGTCCCGGCAGAGCTGGATCTGCTTGCTGCCCTCCCCCACGATCAGCGAGGTACGCACGAGCGCCGCGCCGGGGTCGACAGCCCGTACGGCGGTCTCGGCGGCGGCCTTCGCGGCACCGTACGCGTGGATCGGGGTGGGCACGTCGTCGTCGAGGTACGGCGACGGACGGCCGGCGTGCAGTGCGTCGCTGGACATGTGCACCAGGCGAACTCCGGCTTCGGCGGCGGCGACGGCCACGTTGGCGGCCCCGTCGGCGGTGACCGTCCAGTCGTCGTACCGGTAGGGGGTGCTCACCACGGCGTCGGGGCGCACCTGCGCGACAAGCGCGCGCACGGCGGCCCGGTCTGTCACGTCCAGGCGGTGCGCCGCGACACCCGGCACCGCGATGTCCTGAGAGTGGAAGGTCCCCACGACCTGCCGCCCGGCCGCAACAGCCCGCCGACAAACCTCCCGCCCCAAAAACCCACTACCCCCGACAACAAGCACTCGCACGATCCCAGCCCCTCCCCCGCCCGCCCTGGTGATCATGAGGTTAGCGGGAAGACGCGCCGGAGCACGCCCCCGTCAACCTCAAGATCACCAGGGCAGGGTGGGAGGGGCGGTGAGGGCTAGACCGGGTCGGCTACCGGGGCTGCGGGGCCGGCTGTGCCGGTGTGGGCGGTGGCGGCCGGCTTGGGCTTGGCGTCGATGCCGGCCTCGGTGCGCTGCTGGGCGGTGATGGGCGTCGGCGCGCCGGTCAGCGGGTCGAAGCCGCCCCGGGTCTTCGGGAACGCGATCACCTCGCGGATGGAGTCCGCGCCGGCCAGCAGCATGCAGACCCGGTCCCAGCCGAAGGCGATGCCGCCGTGCGGCGGGGCGCCGTACTTGAACGCCTCCAGCAGGAAGCCGAACTTGTCCTGCGCCTCCTCAGGCGTGATGCCGAGCAGGTCGAAGACCCGCTTCTGCACGTCACCCCGGTGGATACGGATCGAGCCGCCGCCGATCTCATTGCCGTTGCAGACGATGTCGTACGCGTACGCCAACGCGCGGTCCGGCGCGGACTCGAACCGGTCCACCCACTCGGCGTTCGGCGAGGTGAACGGGTGGTGCACGGCCGTCCAACCGCCCTCGTCAGTGCGCTCGAACATCGGCGCGTCGACCACCCAGCAGAACGCCCAGGCGCTCTCGTCGATCAGGCCGGCCCGCTTGGCGATCTCGACGCGGGCGGCGCCCAGCAGCTCCTGCGCCTCGCGGGCGGTGCCGCTGGCCGCGAAGAACACCGCGTCGCCCGGCTTGGCACCGACGGCGTCGGCGAGCCCGCCCAGGTGCTCGGCGGAGAGGTTCTTGGCCACCGGCCCGCGCGCCTCGCCGGTCTCGGCGTCCAGCACCACGTACGCCAGGCCACGGGCGCCGCGCGCCTTGGCCCAGTCCTGCCAGCCGTCAAGCTCCTTGCGGGTCTGCGACGCGCCGCCCGGCATGACCACCGCACCGACGTAGCCGCCCGCGTCGATCGCACCGGCGAACACCCGGAACTGCGTGCCGCGCAGGTAGTCGGTCAGTTCGGTCAGCTCGACGCCGTAGCGCAGGTCCGGCTTGTCGGAGCCGTACCGGGCCATCGCGTCGTGCCAGGTGATCCGCGGAATCGGCCGGGTGATCTCGTGCCCGGCCAGGTCCTTCCAGAGCGCCGAGACGATCGCCTCGCCGAGGTCGATGACGTCGTCCTCGGTCACGAAGGACATCTCGATGTCGAGCTGGGTGAACTCCGGCTGCCGGTCGGCGCGGAAGTCCTCGTCGCGGTAGCAGCGGGCGATCTGGTAGTACCGCTCCATGCCGCCGACCATCAGCAGCTGCTTGAACAGCTGCGGCGACTGCGGCAGCGCGTACCAGCTGCCGGGCTGGAGCCGCACCGGCACCAGGAAGTCACGGGCGCCCTCGGGCGTCGAGCGGGTAAGCGTCGGCGTCTCGATCTCCAGGAAGTCCCGCTCGTGCAGCACTCCCCGGGCGAGGTGGCTGGCGCGCGAGCGCAGCCGCAGCGCGTTCGCCGGGCCACTGCGGCGCAGGTCCAGGTAGCGGTACTTGAGGCGGATGTCGTCGCCGGCCTCGACCTGGTCGTCCACGGGCAGCGGCAGCGGCGCGGCCTCGGAGAGCACCTCCAGCTCGGTGGCGGTGACCTCGATCTCGCCGGTGGGCAGATCCGGGTTCTCGTTGCCCTCGGGGCGGCGGGTCACCTCGCCGGTGACCTTCACGCAGAACTCGTTGCGCAGCGCGTGCGCGTCCTCTTCCCGGAACACCACCTGGACCACGCCGGAGCCGTCGCGCAGGTCGACGAAGATGACGCCGCCGTGGTCGCGCCGGCGGGCCACCCACCCGGCCAGCGTCACCGTCGAGCCGGCGTCCGTCGCGCGCAGGCTTCCGGCATTGTGGGTACGGATCACGGCTGGCAACTCCTCATCGTGGAACAGTCCTCACCGGCATTCTGTCAGGGGCGGCCGGTCTCCTTCGGGGGCACCCGGCAGCCCGTGGGGATTCGCTGGTGGGCGGACGGGCGAACCGTGCTCGGCGGCCCGGCGTATTGGTTAACGTGGCGAAATGCGCGCCGTACCGAACTGGGCCGTCGTCACGGCGGCTGCCGCGCCCGTGCTGCTGGTGGCCGGTTGGACGGTCGCGGAGAGCAGGCAGCCCGCCGGGTACGACCCGGTCCGGGACACCATCAGCGAGTTGGCGGGGCAGGACGCCACCGACGCCTGGATCATGGTCACCGCCCTGGTGCTGCTCGGCTGCTGCTATCTGGCGGTGGCCGCCGTGCTGCACGCGGCAGGCCTGCCCAGCCGCTTCCTGCTCGCCGTCGGCGGTGTGGCCACTCTCGCGCTTGTCGCCTTTCCCCGACCGACGGTCGGTGGCTCTCTGAGCCATGGCATCGCGGCGACAGTTGCCGTCCTGGCCCTGGCGCTCTGGCCGGCCGGGTCGGCGTTGCGGCTGCCACGGGGTCGGGACAACGCGCATCCGGCGGCGCCGCAGCCGCCGTGGGCGTTCCGTCGAGCTGTGGGTCTCGGCGCGACGGTCGTGCTGCTGGCGCTCTTCGGCTGGTCCGCGTTCGAGGTGACGAGCGGGTCCCGGACCGGGCTTGCCGAGCGGGTCACGGCCGTGGCCGTGTCGCTCTGGCCACTGCTTGCGGTGCTGTCGGCCCGGCGGGCGCATCTCACCTGGGCCGCCGCTGGCACCACCACCGTCGGCCCGGCCCTGCCACTGACCGGTGTCGTGACCCCGGATCCGCTTCGCCCGCCGCCCGGCCCCACCGCGCGGCGGTCCGATCCGCTGCCGTGAGCCGCGCCTGACCTCTGTCGAGCCGGCCAGCCGCCGGCCCGGCCCCGACCGCCAGCGGCGTCACGGCGGTGGTGTCGGGTGCTGCTCGGGCTGGCAGATCCGGCCGTCCGCGCGCACGTTTCCGCCGCCGGCCACACCGCTACGATCACGCGATGTCTGTCGTGCCCCGCTGGGTCCTGCTGTCGGCCGGTGGCGCGCCACTGTTCCTCGTCGGAGGCTGGACGGTGGCGCAGGCCGCCCAACCGGACGGGTTCGACCCGGTCCGGCAGACCATCAGCGCGCTCGCCGCCACCGGCGCGGACCATCGTTGGATCATGACGCTCGGGCTGGCCGGCCTGGGGCTCTGCCACCTGGTGACGGCGCTCGGTCTGGTCACCGCCGCACCGGCGGGCCGTGGGCTGCTCGCGCTCGGCGGGCTTGCCACAGTGGTGCTCGTCGTCTTTCCACAGCGCCCGGACGGGTCGATCACCCACGTCGTCGCCGCCGGTGTGGCGTTCGGGGCGTTGGCCGTGTGGCCCGCCCTGGCCGTGCCCTGGCGGACGGCGCGACCCACAGCCGGGGATCAACCGGACATGGCGACTCCGAGCGGACCGGCCCGCTGGCCGGCGTTCGCGGTGACGGCGCTCCTGCTGGGGCTGCTCGGTTGGTTCGCCGTCGAGTTCTTCACCGACGGCGCCTGGATCGGACTGACGGAACGGCTCGTGGCGGCCGCCGAGGCGGTCGTACCGCTGGCCGCAGTGCTCGCCGCGCTGACCCGCCGCCGGCCGCTGCCCTGACCTGCCACCTGCCCTGACCTGCCACGGACCGGGAGAGCGAGCGGGCCGCCGGAGTGCTCCGGCGGCCCGCTTGCGGTGCGAGGATCAGAAGACGCTGACGCCGTAGCGGCTCAGGGCCTCGGTGACGGGCTGGAAGAAGGTCGTGCCGCCGGTGCGGCAGTTGCCGCTACCACCGGAGGTCAGACCCAGGGCGGTGCCACCGGCGAACAGCGAGCCGCCGCTGTCGCCCGGCTCGGCGCAGACGTTGGTGCGGATCAGGCCGGAGACCGAGCCCTCGGCGTAGTTCACAGTGGCGTTGGTCGCGGTCACCGAACCACTGCGCAGGCCGGTGGTGCTGCCGGAGCGCTGCACCGACTGGCCGACCGACGCGTTGCCGGAGCCGGTGATGTCGCGGAAGCTGCCGTTGTAGAGCGAGACGTTGCCGGCGGCGTTGGCGGAGTTGTTGTGCCGCACGATGCCGTAGTCGTTGCCCGGGAAGCTGGTGCCGGTACGGCTGCCGAGCAGCGAGGTCTGGGCGGAGTTGGAGTACCAGCTCGCCGAGATGTTGGTGCAGTGCCCAGCGGTCAGGAAGTAGTAGGTGCTGCCGCTGCGCACGTTGAAGCCGAGCGAGCAGCGCCCGCCGCCACCGGCGTAGATGGCCTGACCACCGGAGATCCGGGTGCTCAGCACGCCGGCCTCGGCCTCGACCCGCACGGCGCCGTTGGCGCGCGCCGCGGCGGCCTTGACCCGCTCCAGCTTGGCGCCGGTGACCGTGCTGTCCACCGAGACGACGACCTGGTTGGTGACCGGGTCGCTCCACCAGGCGGTGCCCGGGATCTTCGCCGAACGCTCCAGGTCGGCCGTGGCGCGGTTGAGCTCGGCGGACCCGCGGGTCACGTACTTGACGCTCGCCCCGGCGTTGCTCACCTTGCGCGCCGCGGCGGCGTCGGTGACGGTGACGACGGTCTTGCCGCTGGCGTCGATGTACGAGCCGGCGGAGCGGTCACCAAGCTCGGCGGAGAGCGCGGCGGCGGTGTCGGCAGAGGCGGCGGGGGCGGCCTGGGCGGGGGCGCCGATGAGCGAGCCGACGACCAGGGTTCCGCTCACGGCGACTGTCGCCGCAACACGGAATGAGGACCTCGTGGGTCGCATGTAACAAACCTCCTGGGCGGGGGAGTACGGGTCTCGCCGGGCGCGGCTGACCCGAGGGCAACCCAGCCGATCTGGGAAAACCGGCCGAGTGAACTGAAGTATTCACATACTTAAGATCATTGACAAGACTTGGTTTCGCCCGAATTCGTCGACCCTCACCGGTCACATCGCCGCAACACCACTGACACTCTGGCGAGCAGGCACCGTCACACCGAAAGTCCCCCGGATCCGTTTCGGACACCCTCGGCCGCCGGGCGCGTTTGCCGCCACAACCGCTCCCCCACGGGCAACGCCGTCCGCAACGCGGCCTCGGCGGTCCGGCGTCAGGGGGTACGGCGACGCGCTCCCGGGCCAGGGCGGGGCAGCACGTCGCGGGGTTCGGTCACCTCGTGCCCCTCGGCACAGCGCAGCTCGACGCGAACCTCGGCATCGCAGTCGCGGTGTGCCACCCGCAGGGGCGAGCCCTCCGGGTCGGCGAGGTACCGGTCGCCCCACCCGAGCACGGCGACCAGCACCGGCCACAGAGCCAGACCCATCTCGGTCAGCCGGTATTCGTGGCGCACCCGGCTGCCCGGCTCCTGGTACGGCTCGCGGCGCAGGACGCCCCGCTCCACGAGCACGGCCAGCCGGTTGGTCAACACCTGACGCGGGATCCCGGTGCGTACCCGCATGTCGTCGAAGCGGCGGATGCCGTTGAACACCTCCCGGAGCACCACGAGCGTCCACCGCTCACCGAGGATCTCCATCGCGCGGGCGATGGTGCAGTTCTCCACCGACCAGTCCAGTGCCGCGGGCGTCATCCGCCCAGGCTAGGTCTTGTTGACAGACTCAGCAATCGACTGCGAGGCTGCGTCCATGACACAGACCCAGGAGCCGGCGCGCAGCCGTACCTTCACCTGGTCGGATCCGGCGGCCAACGCCGCGCAGGTCGGACGGCGCAGTGGCATCGAACTGCTCCGCGCGATGATCGCCGGAGAGCTGGCCGGGCCGCCGGTGATGGACCTGATCGACATGGGGCGGATGGAGGCCGACGAGGGCCGGGTCGCCATCGAGTTGATCCCGCAGGAGTTCCACTACAACCCGCTGGGCACCGTCCACGGTGGCGTCATCTCGACAATGCTCGACACCGCCGCCGCCTGCGCCGTGCACACCACGCTGCCGGCCGGCGTCGGCTACACGTCGCTGGACCTGAACGTCAAGTTCCTCCGCCCGGTCACCGTCGACAGCGGCACGCTGCGCTGCGAGGGCACGGTGCTCCAGCGTGGCCGCCGCACGGCCCTGGCCGAAGCGCGCCTCACCGACGCCGACGCCCGCCTGATAGCCCACGCCACAAGCAGCTGCCTCATCTACCCCCTCCCCTGAACCCACCGCGCCCCGCACCCCCACCCCCGCGATCTTGCACTTTCGGTCGTCGAAACAGGCGCATTGCACCGATTCGCGGCGACACAAAGTGCAAGATCGCGGGGGTGGGGGTGGGGGTTGGGCTTAGCGGAGGGCTAGGCGGGCTGCTCGGGCTGCTCGCTTCTCTTCGAAGCGGCTCGCAGCGCGGTCCAGTTCGTCGAGCTGGGCGGCGAGCTGCTCGCGGGCGGCTTCGCCGTCGGCGTTCAGGCCGGTCACGTTGAACACGTCCCACTGCCGCAGCACCGGCTGGAGCACCTCGTCGCGGTGCTGGCGCAGGTCGTAGATGCCGGCCAGGGCGATCGCCACCGACTTGCGGGCGAAGCCGTCGATGCCGTTGCCGGGCATCTGGAAGTCGGCCACCACGTCCGCGACGGCCCGCATGGCCTGGCTCGGGGCCAGCTCGAACGCGGCGGCGAGCAGGTTGCGGTAGAAGACCATGTGCAGGTTCTCGTCGGCTGCCACCCGGGCCAGCAGCGCCTCGCAGGCGGGGTCGCCGGTGGCCTTGCCCGTGTTGCGGTGCGAGATGCGGGTGGCCAGCTCCTGGAACGAGACGTACGCCAGGGAGTGCAGCACCTCGTCGTCGTGCACGTTGACGTAGCCGGCGGCCATGTGGGTCATCCGGGCCCGCTCCAGCGCCACCGGGTCGACGGCCCGGGTGACGGTCAGGTAGTCGCGGATGGCGGTGCCGTGGCGGCCCTCCTCGGCGGTCCACCGGTGCACCCAGGTGCCCCACGCGCCGTCGCGACCGAACAGGGTGGCGATCTCGTGGTGGTACGAGGGCAGGTTGTCCTCGGTCAGCAGGTTGACGATGAGCGCCGTGCGGGCGACGTCCGGGATTGTCGAGTCGGTCGGCGACCACGCCTCACCATTGAGCGGCCCGTCGAAGGTGCGCCCCTCGCTCCACGGCACGTACTCGTGCGGGAACCACTCCTTGGCCAGCGAGAGGTGGCGGTCCAGGTTGCGTGCGACAACCGGCTCCAGCTCGACGAGGAGTGCGGTCTGGCTCAGCGTGGTGCTCATGGTCACGAGAAACTCCCTACGGTGGCGTAACTTACGCTACCGTAGGTCCCCGCGGCTCTGCGCGCCAGTGGTGAGACTCAGTTGACTCTCGCCGTACGGTCCTCGACGGGCGGCATCCACTCCCCCGCGTCGGCAGCTACCTGCTCACCTGAGCGAATGTCCTTGACCTCGTCGGGCGCGTCGTCGACGCCCGGGAACCAGACGTACGGGATGCCGCGCCGCTCGGCGTAGCGGATCTGCTTGCCGAACTTCGCCGCGCTGGGCGACACCTCGGTCGGCACCCCGCGTCGCCGCAGCGCCTCGGCCACCCGGTTGCTTGCCGCACGCTGCTCCTCGCCGGTCACCGCCACCAGGACACAGGTGGGCACCGAACGGGAGATCGACAGCTCGCCCGCGCCGAAGAGCAGCCCGAGCAGCCGGGTCACCCCGATCGAGATCCCCACGCCAGGGAACGAGGTGGCGCCGAGAGTGGCCAGGCTGTCGTACCGACCGCCGGAGCAGATCGAGCCGAACCGCTCGTAGCCGCGCAGTTGGGTCTCGTAGACGGTGCCGGTGTAATAGTCGAGCCCCCGGGCGATGCGCAGGTCGGCGACGCACAGGCCGGGCGAGTGCTCGGCGGCGGTCTCGACGACCCGCACCAGCTCCTCGATGCCCTCGTCGAGCAGCGGGTCGGTAACGCCCAGGGCGCGTACGGCGTCGGCGAACGACGCGTCCGGCGCGGAGATCTCGGCAAGCGCCAGGCACGCCTTGGCCTGCGCCTCGCTCGCACCGGCGCTCTGGGCCAGCAGTTCGGCCACCTTCGCCGGGCCGATCTTGTCGAGCTTGTCGACGGCACGGAGCGCCGCCTCCGGGTCGGTCAGCCCGATCCCCCGGTAGAAGCCCTCGCAGACCTTGCGGTTGTTGACCTGGATGGTCACCGGCGGGATCGGCAACGAGCGTAGCGCGTCCCCGATCACCAGCGGGATCTCCGCCTCGTGGTGCGGGGCGAGTGAGTCCCGGTCCACGATGTCGATGTCGGCCTGCACGAACTCCCGGTAGCGCCCCTCCTGCGGGCGCTCCCCCCGCCACACCTTCTGGATCTGGTAGCGGCGGAACGGGAAGGCGAGCTTGCCGGCGTTCTCCAGCACGTACCTGGCGAACGGCACGGTCAGGTCGAAGTGCAGGCCGAGCTGGTCGTCACCGCCGCCGCCCTCGGCGTCGGCGTGCAACCGCCGGATCACGTACACCTCTTTGGAGGTCTCGCCCTTGCGCAGCAGCTGGTCGAGCGGCTCCACCGCGCGGGTCTCCAGCGGCGCGAACCCGTACAACTCGAACGTGCCCCGGATCTTGTCGAGCACGAACTGCTCGATCATCCGCTGGCCGGGGGTCCACTCCGGGAAGCCGGAGATGGGCGTGGGCTTGCTCATGGGCGTACTCCTTGCGGTTCCGCGCCCGCGGCGCGGTGGTGTCGTGGGTCCGCGACCGGCGCGGACGTTTCTCAAAGACCCCGGGTGGGCGCGGCGGGCACCGACCCCGCAACCTCGATGAGGTACGGGTTGCTGGCGCGCTCGCGGCCGATCGTGGTGCTGGGACCGTGCCCGGGCAGGACGACTGTGTCGTCGGCCAAGGGGAGGATCTTGTCGCGCAGGCTGTCGAGCATGGCTGGCATGCTGCCGCCCGGCAGGTCGGTGCGGCCGATCGACCCGGCGAAGAGCACGTCGCCGGAGAGGCAGATCTCGTCAGCCTCCCAGCCCGAGCCCGCGCCGGGCAGCCGGAACAGCACCGACCCGCCGGTATGGCCCGGTGCGTGGTCGACGGCGATCTCCAGGCCGGCGAGGGTGAGGGTGGCGCCGTCGGTCAGCTCCGCCACGTCGTCGGGCTCGCTGTAGCTCAGCCGGCCGCCGAAGAGGGAGGTCAGGTCGGCCGACAGACCCTTGGCCGGGTCGGCAAGCATCTCCCGGTCG from Micromonospora profundi harbors:
- a CDS encoding putative quinol monooxygenase, producing the protein MTSNEHVLPDDLVPAEVLASTSPIAISSLARLKPGKSDDEMQKAFTAMMSAAREEEGCEQYAIHATLGQPGVYAFYERWSSGADLLRHMQNPSLRTYHGQFFKNLDVEIEWLRPLDA
- a CDS encoding winged helix-turn-helix transcriptional regulator; its protein translation is MTKSLNGRIDEERCHLVLRAIDVIGARWTGPILIAAVRGARRFKEYRALVSGISDPQLTVRLKDLQARGLIERTVIPSTPVQITYSLTAAGEELIAALQPLSKWGEQHLTHDGA
- a CDS encoding MFS transporter, with protein sequence MSALTVRQVRQRFLLLHGLRWLPSGLIIPVMILLMQERGLSLSQIGLVTVAQGLVVLALELPTGGLADALGRRPVLLVAWTLALASLLIFAVADTFAVFVLVWALQGVFRALDSGPLESWYVDATLAADPEAKYEPGLGYAGTVIGVTISAGALLAGGLIALGPIGPVSALTVPVLVAAAFQVVALAALVTLLREVRPAKGAGALRASIVEAPRMIGQSFGLLRRSRVLLALVAVELFWGFGMVTFESLLPVRLAEVVGDPDRAAALLGPANSAAWLASAAGAALTPLLLRWLGAAPSAALLRILQGATVVGMGLFAGPVGVLVAYLACYSIHGASNPVHMGLLHRQVDGPYRTSVISLNSMMGQPGFAVGAVVLTALADRVSVTAAMLVGAVVLAVAAPLYLPAWRAGRQPADPPSDQSAVSADQGAVPVPAEPSRRQ
- a CDS encoding helix-turn-helix domain-containing protein; amino-acid sequence: METPSPDRPAEPRRVHLDSRQVRTLAHPLRMRLLGSLRVDGPATATALAEKLGTNTGATSYHLRQLAEVGLVTEDPDRGTSRQRWWQAAHDISNFEPTDFDDDPDARAAVQWIQADQVRVMAELYERWTAVEHHQSRPWRDAAGMSDLVLPLDPARLRALNDELWEVLMRYRDEPVADGGDVKPVHVFLAGIPRLDQRW
- a CDS encoding sugar nucleotide-binding protein, with amino-acid sequence MRVLVVGGSGFLGREVCRRAVAAGRQVVGTFHSQDIAVPGVAAHRLDVTDRAAVRALVAQVRPDAVVSTPYRYDDWTVTADGAANVAVAAAEAGVRLVHMSSDALHAGRPSPYLDDDVPTPIHAYGAAKAAAETAVRAVDPGAALVRTSLIVGEGSKQIQLCRDALAGRATLFTDETRCPVDVTDLADAVLELACSSYAGLLNVAGPDAVSRAELGLLVAGRFGLDAAALKTTTGAAAGVVRPTEVRLDCSRATDLLRTRLRGVRELLAR
- the aspS gene encoding aspartate--tRNA ligase, which gives rise to MIRTHNAGSLRATDAGSTVTLAGWVARRRDHGGVIFVDLRDGSGVVQVVFREEDAHALRNEFCVKVTGEVTRRPEGNENPDLPTGEIEVTATELEVLSEAAPLPLPVDDQVEAGDDIRLKYRYLDLRRSGPANALRLRSRASHLARGVLHERDFLEIETPTLTRSTPEGARDFLVPVRLQPGSWYALPQSPQLFKQLLMVGGMERYYQIARCYRDEDFRADRQPEFTQLDIEMSFVTEDDVIDLGEAIVSALWKDLAGHEITRPIPRITWHDAMARYGSDKPDLRYGVELTELTDYLRGTQFRVFAGAIDAGGYVGAVVMPGGASQTRKELDGWQDWAKARGARGLAYVVLDAETGEARGPVAKNLSAEHLGGLADAVGAKPGDAVFFAASGTAREAQELLGAARVEIAKRAGLIDESAWAFCWVVDAPMFERTDEGGWTAVHHPFTSPNAEWVDRFESAPDRALAYAYDIVCNGNEIGGGSIRIHRGDVQKRVFDLLGITPEEAQDKFGFLLEAFKYGAPPHGGIAFGWDRVCMLLAGADSIREVIAFPKTRGGFDPLTGAPTPITAQQRTEAGIDAKPKPAATAHTGTAGPAAPVADPV
- a CDS encoding DUF998 domain-containing protein; translated protein: MRAVPNWAVVTAAAAPVLLVAGWTVAESRQPAGYDPVRDTISELAGQDATDAWIMVTALVLLGCCYLAVAAVLHAAGLPSRFLLAVGGVATLALVAFPRPTVGGSLSHGIAATVAVLALALWPAGSALRLPRGRDNAHPAAPQPPWAFRRAVGLGATVVLLALFGWSAFEVTSGSRTGLAERVTAVAVSLWPLLAVLSARRAHLTWAAAGTTTVGPALPLTGVVTPDPLRPPPGPTARRSDPLP
- a CDS encoding DUF998 domain-containing protein, with product MSVVPRWVLLSAGGAPLFLVGGWTVAQAAQPDGFDPVRQTISALAATGADHRWIMTLGLAGLGLCHLVTALGLVTAAPAGRGLLALGGLATVVLVVFPQRPDGSITHVVAAGVAFGALAVWPALAVPWRTARPTAGDQPDMATPSGPARWPAFAVTALLLGLLGWFAVEFFTDGAWIGLTERLVAAAEAVVPLAAVLAALTRRRPLP